Below is a window of Patescibacteria group bacterium DNA.
CTGATGTCTCGCTCCGCTGGCTCTTGGTTCCACCAAGAGCCGACATGTAGCCGACATGCGGTTTAGCAACAACAGCGCAGGACAGCCAGGCATTGCGCTTTAAGCATAGCGGCTCCATGTAGAACATGGAGCCAGCAACCAGCACCCAAAACTATGAAAATCAAACTTTTTTTATTAAAAAATTTAACTTTGGCAGTACTGCTAGTTTCTTTTATAATTGGCCCATTGGTTATGCCAATGATGGTGGTGGGGGCTGATAAATATGGGCTTGATGATACTGCCGATGCTGCTGGCCTTTCAACAACACAAAAAGATTTACCTACTGTTATTGGCTTGTTTATCAAATACCTCCTGCAACTTATTGGCGTAATTTTATTGCTTTTTTTGCTTTATGGCGGTATTCTTTGGATGACTTCGGCTGGCAGTGAAGATAA
It encodes the following:
- a CDS encoding pilin encodes the protein MKIKLFLLKNLTLAVLLVSFIIGPLVMPMMVVGADKYGLDDTADAAGLSTTQKDLPTVIGLFIKYLLQLIGVILLLFLLYGGILWMTSAGSEDKIKKAKGIITNAIIGLVIILAAYSITWFVMDKLAGPEGAVLGGK